Proteins from one Anopheles stephensi strain Indian unplaced genomic scaffold, UCI_ANSTEP_V1.0 ucontig124, whole genome shotgun sequence genomic window:
- the LOC118515264 gene encoding uncharacterized protein LOC118515264: MAFKVAAFAILLVIAAIHAAPQLDQLPSGMTTPEIGEIQAPVGGNQTNPGDLGNNLNTTVPSNPAEGVGGAENATMPSNIGGGIPNQLGTRLANRINSRNNKNKN, encoded by the exons ATGGCTTTCAAAGTTGCTGCCTTTGCCATCCTTCTGGTCATTGCCG CCATCCATGCCGCTCCCCAGCTGGACCAGCTGCCCAGCGGTATGACGACGCCGGAAATCGGTGAGATCCAGGCGCCGGTCGGTGGCAACCAGACGAACCCGGGAGACCTGGGCAACAACCTGAACACGACCGTTCCCTCGAACCCGGCCGAAGGTGTTGGCGGTGCCGAGAACGCTACCATGCCGTCGAACATTGGTGGAGGTATCCCGAACCAGCTGGGAACGCGGCTCGCCAACCGCATCAACAGCCgaaacaacaagaacaagaactgA